The stretch of DNA TGACAGCCTGACAATAAAAACCTCTTAGAAAATAGTAGAAATAATTGCTACATATAGCATAAAAGTATCAAAAAGTGTCTGTGCCAGTCTGAAAGactttgtgcagcagaagccccGTACAGTACCCAGGCAGGTCCAAGACAGACCAGTAGCTCCCCTTTAGCTCTGCTGCCTCTACAGCAGTTGCCAAGAGTTTGGCTATTGCAGTGTTAGGCTTTAGAAAGTAGAAAGCTGCAAGATGGCAAGTGTTTGTAAAGCAGTGCCACTCCTCAAGGCAGAAAAAAGCCCACCAGAGGAATCTCTTATGAAAAAGACATTGTAATTGACTTGTTGCTGGTGTCAGTGAGACAATACAGCTTTGACACTTTCTATGTCAGTTTTTATTTGCTGAGTACCGCTTCACGTGCCAGAGAGGTACCTGCAGCATCTTGCAGTGATTTTTGGTCTAATAATGACACACAGCCAAGCCACAGGTGCAAATAAAACCACATCAGCTTAGTTTGCTTCATGAAAGAGCCACTGACAGACACAGCATTGTCAGCTTGTCTGGAAATAATTAACACCGATTGTTCCCCAAATCAACGTTCAGCAACCTGAAGGCGTTACACAGAGCAGCAATGGCTGCCTTGCCTCCTAAGGCACAAGATTCAaagcccctgcagcctccatgCACTGCCAGGCAGGAAAAGAGTCCCCAGGGACTAAGGGTACTGCTGTGTGTGAAACCCACTCTGTTTGGTGACTTCATCTTCTCGAATAACTCAGCAAGAACTTAGGAACTCTCTGCAGAACCTGGTGTGAGCTTCACGTTGGAGGCTGTACAAATCAGATGACTTGCTTCTCTAACACAGCAGCAACAATCTATTCAGATGCAGTTAAACCCAGGGGTTGTTCTTGTTAGGggggatttttgtttgctttctttaagAGAGAGCTGGCAACAGCCAGAGCCCCTCCCTGCACAAAGCGTACAAAGTGATCCCCAACCAGAGGCCCCAGAGCATACAGCCCCTTCTCCTGAGTGCACTCGTAGGTGAAAGGGTCAACATCTATGGGATTCCTCTTTGGATTGACTGGTTGGTCCCCGTTCATTGCCAAGTCGACCCCATTATTTGGTAGAAAGGAGAGGTTGGGGTTGGAGCCAGTTAGAACAAGAGCCATGGAAATCTTGTAAACCTTCTGGTAGCCGTTCTTGTCTTGCAAGATACATTTCTTGTCCTTGCTGAAGGACAGCACGTGATGCTCGGGAAGGCTGACATAACTCTCATAGGGCCCAGTACAAGCAGCTGACTGTTCTTTCATCATCTGATGGACTTTGTGGTATTCAGGGTACATCAGTTTGGGGAGCTGGTTAAAAATGAGGCCTGGATCAGTGACCCGCCTCCGAAAAACGTGGATGACAGGAATATTGCAATGGTGAGCAAAGAGAATCGCGTCGGCAGCTGTCAGACCAGCGCCCACCACCAAGACTGGATCTGACATGATGCCAATGCTGCTGTTCCTCACTGCTTCCTCCAGGGCAGACAGCTGGTGGTGGACATAGGAAAGGTTCTCTCCCTTCACCCCAAGCCAAGTAGGACTGTCGTATGTTCCTGTAGCTAAAACCACGTTCTCTGCATAGACAGAGAAGGGCTCTTTATCACCTTCCACAGTTCTGAAAAACCCATCCACCTGAAAGAGCTCTGCACTTGTCTCACTGAAGTTCCAGAGGGAGCCACTGCTCTCCTGTTGATCTTCCTGTGCATGGCTGGAGATGCTCTCTGCACTCACTTTCCTCACAGAGGTCACGACAGTACCACATCTGAAATTCTTCTGCAGTCCTTTCCTCATCACATAGTGCTGGTAATATTGAGCAATGTcttctgctgtggctctgttgttCCTTAGGCCTCTGTAATACAGTACAAACAAAGGTCAAGCAGCAGTTAAGTAAGAGGCTGGAATTCTTCCCCTCTTCCACTGAATGTATCCTAGAGCCATCTATCCTGGCATTACCAGAGAAGTCTTATCTAGTTTCGCTGACTTCAGCAAAATTATTCCTGGTTTATGGAGCTAATGCTCAGGCCCACAAGCTCTTGGAAAGGGGCAGCTTTCTGCAGCATGAACTCACCCCTAAGAACATGATTACTCATTTCTGCCTTCCTATCACATCTTGCTCCTATTCAACTCTTACCTCCTGGAATTTTAAAGCTTGTTACACATCTCAAAAGCAGAAGCACCTCAGAGACTGCACAGTCACTGAGCAGGGACATCAGGGGCATTTGAGACAGCAGCAGTAGCCTTAGAAGCCAGATGACCATGCTCTTTTCCAAGCTTTACTTGGAACTCATGGTCACAGTTGAGAAGGACTCATTCCAAGCAGTGCTGCAGCTTTACCTgcagcactgaacacagaatGGACTTCTGCTGGGGAATGGGAGGGTGTCCTTTCTCTCCACAATCACCATAACAGGTTGGTAGCTACATTCAAGACCATTTGGAGTTCTCAAATAACCCTGATAATAAAATAATCCCACCACAGATTTCTTACCTTCTCTTTTGCTTTAGCCAGTCTTTGAATGGGAGATCTGGGAGTCCCATCCATTCCCCCTTGCTCAGGGTAACCATAGAGCCCTCAATAGACTGCAacaaaaaacacagtaaaatcaCTCTCAGTTCTTCAATGTAAGACAAGAAATGCAATTTTGTCATGTTTCACTGTGGCACAGGTCATGACATCAGTGATTTCCTCTGATCTGCTGACATGGGTGAAACCATCCACAAAGAACTGGAAATAGAAATGCTTCCCATGCTTTTTAAACTTACTCTGATGGATATACATAAGATGAAGCGTGGCTGACTGGCGTATCAGAAGAGCTTTTGCCTCTCCAGCTATGTCACATTTGGCTATCTCACAGCATGCAGACCCAAGCAGTTAGGCCTCATTCCACTTACATGCCAGGCACCCCCAGGAGCGTTTCTGCCAAGGACCAGGTGTGGGATGGCTCTGTCAGCCTCGTGCCACCAAGTGAGGACAGATTCTGCTGTCCCACCAAAGTCTGTGTCTGGTCGCTGAAGAGTATCAAACAGAAGAGCCACAGGGCTGTGGGATCGTCCCTCCAAGCCTTCAGACAGATACTCCAAATCCTAAAGAGAGGCAGATCAGATGCTCAACACACGTGTCCTTCCAGGCAGGAGACTGCTTGTTACTCCAGTATTTCCAGTCAGTGGTTGTGGTGTTCTGGGAAACTCATTTCTAGGCACACAGACCCTTTTATTGTCCAAGGCCCACCTCAAGGATCTTAGCAGCAATGATTCACACAAAGGAGGTCTGGACAACTGAAAGCACTTTGCTTAAGGCTCATTCTGTCTGTGTACTTTAAAAACTCGGATGAGGATATCACTTATCATATACCCTTAGGATGCTTTACTGTGATGTTATACTGTGATGTTATACTGTGATGCTATACTGTGATGTTATACTGTTTCTCTTTCCACAAACCTGGTCCAAAATGGAGACGTCTGGTGCCTCTTCCAGTTTCCTCTGAAGAAtgggatgaggatgaagagagTCTCTTTTGAAGTAAGGGATGTAGCCTGACAGCAAATATGAGAGACAGATTCCTGAAGGCCCATTTCCTAAAAAGACACAATGGAGAAGAATTCATACCTGTGCAGACAGAGCAGCCCTTTGAGGAGTGTTTCTAATACTTAGACCGATTCAAAGGCTATGACACTGCTGTGGATACAGGGGACTTTCTATTCCAGGCTGGATGGAGCTGGGAAAGTCATTTTACCCTCCCGtgtccccttctcctcctcagtTGCATCTATTTGCATTGCAAGGTCTTCAGAACTTGCTGAAAAGACATTGAGTTAAATAAGCCAGAGGTTAACCTTACCTGAAGCTCAAAGTCTCTAGCATGCTGATGAATTGAGTTACTGCTCATTAATCTCTTTAAAGGTTTACAAACTGGTCATGTCTCAGCTTTCCTGAATGCATGTTTCACACCAGTGCAGAGCAGTTTCTTGTGCATGGGATACAGAGTAAGTCCAGAAAAGAGAGTGACTATtgaagggaagggcaaggagcTCTGCTTGGTAAGGAATCCCAAATCCCATGTAATAAGGGTTATCTGGCAACAGCAGTTTTGACTAACAGGTCTTGAGGACACTTTCAAATGGGAACCAGCCCTACCAGGCAGtgttaagagaaaaagagtttCTGTGCCATGCCAAGACAAACCCTGGTAACACAGCACTTGGAACAGACTGCTGGATGACTGAACTCAAGCTGACCACCCAACAGCCAGTGGAAAAACTTGACATATGTGACTCCAAAGACTAGTGAGAGTAGCCTGTGGAAAGTTTTCACATGGCTGTTCTCCAGcatgtttaatattttacagtGTCTGCAGAGAGGTGTCATCCTCTCTGGCTGCTCAGGCTTTGCTGCTCAGTAGTATGTGACTAACCACCACTACGTAAGGCAGTGATGATGGAGGAGAGTGACACAGTAGCTTGTGTTTACACAGTGCCCGTGCTGCATGCGTGAACAACTGGGGCAAAGGCCACTTCTTGGGGATTTGAGACAGAGGGAGGCTCAGGGTTTAAAGCTGACAGTGAGCTCAGCTATGTGAAGGGCAGTACTTGCCCAGAGCTGGAGCCAAAGTCTGCTGTGCTGAGCAAGGAGCAGCAGTTGCAGGTCAGTGTTTGGAATATTCCACTTGCAGGAAAGTTATCCAAAACtaacagcaacagaaattaaaagcaaactgaactgcagtctggagaagaggaggctgaggggagacaggagcactctctgccactccctgacaggaggttgtggccaAGGGGGTTTGGTTTCTTCTCTCAAGTGATAGGCAAAgaagaaatggcttcaagttgccccagcagaggttgagattggagctgaggaagaactgtttccctgagaggggtgtgagcccctgtgccaggctgcccagggagctgggagagtgcccagccctggagctattgcaaagctgtggagctgaggtgctgagggccaggggttagtggtgggctgggcatggtgaggggagggctgggactccagcagcttcaaaggcttttccaaccgaaatgattctgtgattctacagtAAACTACAACACTTTCCAGTTACTACTTGGCTTTGGGAAGTACAAAGAGGTACCTCAGCCAGAGTTAATCACTCGAGTGCATAGCACTCGGTAGTGCACACAGATTTACTCTGAATGACGTCCAAGTTTGATATGGATGGTCACAAGTACGGCTCCCTCTGGGGCCCAAACTATTCTAGAAAGCAACTGCTTTCATGAGGTtgccagcagagcagaggaagccCACAGCCTTCCTGGAGCAGGGCCCAGGGAAATAGCTGGAACATGTGTGCAGTGTCCAGCTGCAGGGAAACAACCAAAGCTGCTTTGGTCCAACAGCCTCCTCGGAGTTCACATCTTCACCCTGCTGCCCCTGAGGCTTTAGTGACACCTCCACACTGGACTCTTGTACAGGGGTCACTAGAGATTAACCAAAATATCCTCCCTCTCACCTAAAGACTTGTACAACTGGGCAGTACAGAGTCACCCTCAGACTAGAACCTGCCGGCAGTAGCGTCCTTGTCAAACTCGCTATTAGCAAGGACTAAGGTTGATTTCTGTGGCACACTCACTTTGGACTAGCTCTCTTGGGTGCTATAAAGCAGATTGCAGATAAGGAGGAACCCAGCTCTACAAAGCATTTAAACACTTGCTCAGATGAACAGGGTCCAACACCTGTTCTGGAGCACAGCTCGTGGTCGCTGACAGAGCAGAAGGCACCGACGTCACTGCTTGTGCTTTGCTCCAAGAATCACCTCACCTTACAAAGCTTCCTTCTTGCAAGGGAGATAAGACAGTTACTGTATAACTTCTTTTCTAAACTGGTAGAAAACTCACAGCTTTTAATCATCCTATTAAATCTGTACAAAAAGCAGTGTAGCTGAGCTGCACTTTAAAAGAAGTCTGTGAAAGTTTTCAAGACTTTATCAGTATCTGGAACACTTTCTAAACACACACAGTGGGGAAAAAGTTACATAAACCCACCTCCAGTTCAAACATTAATCACTCCACAGCAAGTTGATTAACTGCAACTGCCTGTGGTGAAAAGGTTTCAAACCCTTCTAAATATCCAACAGACAAAAAACAGGCCCAGCTGACCTGATGCCCAAAAAGTTACCAATTTTACCCTTAGAGGTATGGATTTTAGGCTGTCAAATCCTCGGTTCTCTACTTCCCACAACTCTCAGTAGTCTTTCTCTTAGTCCTAAAGAAAGCTTAGCTGCCAGGGGAAGGACATAGAAACAGTGTCAGACATTTCTGGTTTGAGGAAGAATGTGTGGAACAAAAGCTGAAGACAGCAAGTCCAACACAAGAGCATGACACAACACAGGAGAAAGCTTACCAATGATCACAACAGGCAGTGGCTTGAACCCACTCTTATTTTGGGATCTGGTCAATAATGCATGCATCTTCCTGTCTGGAAGCATTTAGGTCCTGGAGTCCACCTGTTAAAACAAGTAAATCTTGAATTATTTGCTCTTTTGTCCAAAAAGCCCCAAGCCCAAAACATGACTTGCTAAAGCCCACAAACCCTGGTTGATCTAAAGTAGTATCCTCGCACTGCAGACCATCACATTACACTTACACACTCAGGACAGGACTACTTatcttcttctcctcctgctgtCAAAACCCAAGGATGATGCCTTGATTATATACCATGAAAAAGGGAGAGAACCCTTATCTTTCTCTTCCACACATGAATTCCAGTCCCTCCAAAACAGCTGGCAACTTCAGTCACCCTCTGGCTACCAGTCACTGAAGTGTTGCAGCTTGTTAGTGAAAACTTCACTGCTGCCTGTACTGTGTAGAAATTGGCCATAAATATCATGAACACTtcatactttttaaaagcaacttgTGCATTTACTGATAGGTAAATGCCCAAAGGTTGGAAATCTCCTGCCTGCATTTCCAGATATGTACCATTCCACCACTACAGGGGTTTTTGAGAGGTGGTAGTTTAGTTCTTGAACCTTCTTTCTTAATTTTCCAGAAAATAGAGAGCTCTAGGAGTGAACAATGGAATAATGATGAGTCTTTAAACAAATCAGACATCATAATTATCTTGGAGAGTACGGTGTCATTGGAGTGGAACCTATAAAACTAATCTAATCATTATGCAGATATTCAGTGAATCAACAGTGAATCAAAGCTTTTTGCCATTCCTGCAGGAATCCTACTATGCCAAGTATCAACTTCTTTAATTCTCCACAGGGTTCAACTGTACTGTCATTAATGTAGAGAAGTTAATTTTTAGCACAATAAACATGAGGTTTTTGGAATCCAGCAGAAGCTTTTAACGTTACTCCCCAGAGACTACAATCCTTTACAAAAACGTTATTCTCATGTTGAAAAGCTAAGTAAAAATCCACTGAATGGCATGGCTTTGTTCAGCTGGGTATCCTCTCCACAGCCTTTTTGAGCAGAGAAAGGTCTTTGGCAAACACACTGCACTTCCATGAGGTCTGGCACATCGCTGCCTTTGGCACGGGTACCGCAGCAAGTGTCTTCCTGCAAGTGTAACGCTCCACTTTAAGCCTCACATTCACATCATCAGCAACTACAGAAATGCAGTAAGACCCTGGTGAGTAAATGAGCAGCTGGAAAGGGACAGGTGAGCTCAGGATTTGCAGAATCCCAGGCTTCAGGAAGAGTTTTGTATGTGCATTTGCCTGCAAGGATGGGACAGCTATCATATACACCAATATACAGCCACTGCTGGGCTAGACAGCTATTCCAAGAGACCTGGGTTCATCCAAATAGAGAGGCACAGAAGGCTTACAAGTTGAACTGAAAACTAGCAGCTTTGTCCAGATTTTTGTATCACAGTTTAATAACACTCATCTCTTATTACCACTTAACTACAGCGTTAGTTTAAGACCATCAGACATTTGCCTGACAGAGCAAGGACCACTTAAAAGATCTAATAATCATTTCTAATTTAAGTCCTTTCAAGTATCTAGATGTGAAGAGAGTTGGATTTTGAGGAAAATTAGATTCCCATTTTAGGTGAGACTCAAAGGAAGATGCATACACTTCAGAACTCCTCACTGTGTTGTGTTCACACCAAGGCATCCATTAACCCCTTACAGCACATTTAACCCAAGTGTAGTAAATGCAGGAGCACAGCTTAACTGCCCAATGCACTTCCCCTTCTTTTTGGGCAGGTTCTACCACCTTCAGCAGATTGATGTGTAAATCCCAAATCATTCCCTACTGCAGAGCTCCAGAGTTGCAATGATACAATTCAGCACCAGTACCTGGGATGGTCAGGAGCACCGAAGGAACAGGACACTGATG from Colius striatus isolate bColStr4 chromosome 14, bColStr4.1.hap1, whole genome shotgun sequence encodes:
- the OSGIN1 gene encoding oxidative stress-induced growth inhibitor 1, producing MLPDRKMHALLTRSQNKSGFKPLPVVIIGNGPSGICLSYLLSGYIPYFKRDSLHPHPILQRKLEEAPDVSILDQDLEYLSEGLEGRSHSPVALLFDTLQRPDTDFGGTAESVLTWWHEADRAIPHLVLGRNAPGGAWHSIEGSMVTLSKGEWMGLPDLPFKDWLKQKRRGLRNNRATAEDIAQYYQHYVMRKGLQKNFRCGTVVTSVRKVSAESISSHAQEDQQESSGSLWNFSETSAELFQVDGFFRTVEGDKEPFSVYAENVVLATGTYDSPTWLGVKGENLSYVHHQLSALEEAVRNSSIGIMSDPVLVVGAGLTAADAILFAHHCNIPVIHVFRRRVTDPGLIFNQLPKLMYPEYHKVHQMMKEQSAACTGPYESYVSLPEHHVLSFSKDKKCILQDKNGYQKVYKISMALVLTGSNPNLSFLPNNGVDLAMNGDQPVNPKRNPIDVDPFTYECTQEKGLYALGPLVGDHFVRFVQGGALAVASSLLKKANKNPP